The Pontibacillus yanchengensis genome has a segment encoding these proteins:
- the glmU gene encoding bifunctional UDP-N-acetylglucosamine diphosphorylase/glucosamine-1-phosphate N-acetyltransferase GlmU codes for MSNRHAIVLAAGQGKRMKSSLYKVLHPVCGKPMVQHVIDQLNALQLQEIITIVGHGAEQVQEQIGDDSRFMIQEEQLGTGHAVQQAESVLSGQKGTTLVVCGDTPLLTSDTLEALIDFHEKEEAKVTLLTAHAEDPSGYGRIVRNENQDVAKIVEQKDSTEQERHIQEINTGTYCFDNEALFEALQHVSNNNAQGEYYLPDVIEILKNRNEKIGAFQTKNFNETLGVNDRVALSKAEQAMKRRINEYHMRNGVTLIDPDHTYIGLNVTIGQDAVIYPGSTIDGETSIDSGVEIGPNSEIKNCIIGQDTTIKQSVAHDSLIGARVKIGPYAHIRPSSKLADDVKVGNFVEIKKATFGEGSKASHLSYIGDAEVGNEVNIGCGTITVNYDGENKYLTTIQDGAFIGCNSNLVAPVTIGEGAYVAAGSTITDDVPDSSLSIARSRQTNKEGYVEKMKNKNNN; via the coding sequence ATGAGTAATCGTCATGCAATCGTTTTAGCAGCTGGTCAAGGCAAACGTATGAAATCATCTTTATACAAAGTGTTGCACCCTGTTTGTGGTAAGCCAATGGTTCAGCATGTCATTGATCAATTAAATGCACTTCAGCTACAAGAGATTATTACAATTGTAGGCCATGGTGCAGAACAGGTTCAAGAGCAAATTGGCGATGACAGCCGCTTTATGATTCAAGAAGAGCAGCTAGGGACAGGTCACGCCGTACAACAAGCTGAATCTGTTTTAAGTGGGCAAAAAGGAACTACATTAGTCGTATGTGGAGATACGCCTTTATTAACGTCTGATACACTAGAGGCACTAATTGATTTTCATGAAAAAGAAGAAGCGAAAGTAACGTTATTAACTGCCCATGCAGAAGACCCGTCTGGTTATGGTCGAATCGTTCGCAACGAAAACCAAGATGTAGCAAAAATTGTTGAACAAAAAGATTCTACAGAACAAGAGCGACATATCCAAGAAATCAATACGGGTACTTATTGCTTTGATAATGAAGCATTGTTTGAAGCATTACAACATGTATCAAATAATAATGCTCAAGGTGAGTATTACCTTCCAGATGTAATTGAAATACTAAAAAATAGAAACGAAAAAATTGGAGCTTTTCAAACGAAAAACTTTAATGAAACATTAGGTGTAAACGATCGTGTTGCTCTTTCTAAAGCAGAGCAGGCAATGAAACGCCGTATTAATGAATATCACATGAGAAATGGTGTTACGCTTATCGATCCTGATCATACGTACATTGGATTAAACGTAACGATTGGACAGGATGCGGTTATTTATCCTGGCTCAACCATAGATGGTGAGACTTCTATTGATAGCGGAGTAGAAATTGGACCAAATTCTGAAATTAAGAATTGTATAATTGGACAAGATACCACTATTAAACAAAGTGTTGCTCACGACAGTCTAATAGGTGCACGTGTTAAAATAGGTCCGTATGCACACATACGACCATCTTCAAAATTAGCTGATGATGTTAAGGTTGGTAATTTTGTAGAGATTAAAAAAGCGACATTTGGTGAAGGAAGTAAAGCTTCTCATCTAAGTTATATCGGAGATGCTGAAGTAGGCAATGAAGTAAACATTGGTTGTGGGACGATTACAGTAAACTACGATGGTGAAAACAAATACCTAACGACCATTCAAGATGGTGCATTCATAGGATGTAACTCAAACTTGGTTGCTCCAGTAACCATTGGAGAAGGTGCATACGTAGCTGCGGGATCTACCATTACAGATGATGTTCCGGACAGCTCCCTTTCCATAGCTCGTTCTCGTCAAACGAACAAAGAGGGCTATGTAGAAAAAATGAAAAATAAGAATAATAACTAA
- the pth gene encoding aminoacyl-tRNA hydrolase — MKCIIGLGNPGPKYENTRHNVGFMVIDELVRRHNWKLDKEKYKAQYTVEHVGSEKVLLIKPLTYMNLSGEAIRPLMDYYNLSIDDIVIIYDDLDLPPGKIRLRKKGGHGGHNGIRSTIDHLGTKEFPRLRFGIGRPNGPMPVPDYVLGTFQKENIPTIKESIERAADACDSWMENSFAEVMNEFNQ, encoded by the coding sequence ATGAAATGCATAATCGGATTAGGTAACCCGGGACCTAAATACGAGAATACCCGACACAATGTTGGATTTATGGTTATAGATGAATTAGTAAGGCGACATAATTGGAAGTTAGATAAAGAAAAATATAAAGCCCAGTACACTGTAGAACATGTAGGATCAGAAAAGGTTCTACTTATTAAGCCTCTAACATATATGAACTTATCTGGTGAAGCCATAAGACCTTTGATGGACTATTATAATTTATCCATTGATGACATAGTTATTATTTATGATGATTTAGATTTACCACCAGGGAAAATCCGTTTACGTAAAAAAGGTGGTCATGGAGGACATAATGGTATACGTTCTACAATCGACCACCTAGGAACGAAAGAATTTCCTCGTTTACGCTTTGGTATTGGTAGACCTAATGGACCAATGCCTGTTCCTGATTATGTGTTAGGTACATTCCAAAAGGAGAATATTCCTACGATTAAAGAGAGTATCGAAAGAGCAGCAGATGCTTGTGATTCATGGATGGAAAATTCCTTTGCAGAAGTAATGAATGAATTTAATCAATAA
- a CDS encoding ribose-phosphate diphosphokinase → MRNSQYKDPALKVFSLNSNPSLAQEIAENIGTELGKCTVTNFSDGEIQINIEESVRGCDVYVIQSTCEPVNMHIMELLIMIDALKRASARSINIVMPYYGYARQDRKARSREPITSKLVANLLETAGASRVIMLDLHAPQIQGFFDVPIDHLIGVPILSDYFEEKNFEDVVIVSPDHGGVTRARKMADRLKAPIAIIDKRRPRPNVAEVMNIVGNIEGKTAILIDDIIDTAGTMTLAANALIENGAKEVYACCTHPVLSGPAIERIDNSMIKELVVTNTIPLKDEKMIDKVSVLSVGQLISEAITRVHERKSISILFD, encoded by the coding sequence ATGAGGAACAGTCAATATAAAGATCCAGCTCTTAAAGTGTTTTCACTAAACTCAAACCCATCTCTAGCGCAAGAGATAGCTGAAAACATTGGAACAGAATTAGGGAAATGTACAGTCACTAACTTTAGTGATGGCGAAATTCAAATAAATATTGAAGAAAGTGTTCGTGGTTGTGATGTATATGTCATTCAATCCACATGCGAACCAGTGAACATGCATATTATGGAGCTTCTTATCATGATTGACGCACTAAAACGTGCTTCTGCTCGCTCCATTAATATTGTAATGCCTTATTACGGCTATGCCCGCCAGGACCGTAAAGCCCGATCTCGTGAGCCAATCACGTCTAAGTTGGTAGCAAACCTACTTGAAACTGCTGGTGCAAGCCGTGTTATCATGCTTGATTTACATGCTCCACAAATCCAAGGGTTCTTTGACGTACCAATTGATCATTTAATCGGTGTACCTATTCTTTCTGATTACTTCGAAGAAAAGAACTTTGAAGATGTTGTCATTGTTTCACCAGACCATGGTGGGGTGACGCGTGCACGAAAAATGGCAGACCGACTGAAAGCTCCAATTGCAATTATTGATAAACGACGTCCTCGTCCTAACGTTGCTGAAGTTATGAATATCGTGGGTAACATAGAAGGCAAAACAGCTATTCTTATTGATGACATTATTGATACAGCTGGTACGATGACACTAGCTGCTAACGCTTTGATTGAAAACGGAGCAAAGGAAGTGTATGCATGCTGTACACACCCAGTACTCTCCGGTCCCGCTATTGAGCGTATTGATAACTCCATGATCAAAGAGTTAGTTGTAACGAATACGATTCCTCTTAAAGATGAAAAAATGATTGATAAAGTGTCTGTACTATCCGTTGGCCAATTAATCAGCGAGGCCATTACCCGCGTACATGAGCGCAAATCCATTAGCATCTTATTTGACTAA
- a CDS encoding 50S ribosomal protein L25/general stress protein Ctc — translation MAVTVKANTREDFRRSATNELRKNGKVPAVVYGQNQDPVSISVDSLELLKTLRDEGRNVIISLDVEGKSPIDVMLHEHQIEPIRDELHHADFFRIDMSSEVDVQVPIHIDGDAVGVREGGILSQPLHELSIRAKPNEIPEEIKVDVSNLDVNDSLLVSDLKEGRNYEIMEDETTTIVTILPPQTEEEVEPDEGLDEQQEPEVLNQKGEDEEEKSE, via the coding sequence GTGGCAGTAACTGTAAAAGCAAACACAAGAGAAGATTTCCGACGTTCTGCAACAAACGAACTTCGTAAAAATGGTAAAGTACCGGCTGTAGTATATGGCCAAAATCAAGACCCAGTATCTATTTCAGTAGATAGCCTTGAATTACTTAAAACATTACGTGACGAAGGCAGAAACGTTATCATTTCACTAGATGTTGAAGGTAAATCACCTATAGATGTAATGTTACATGAGCATCAAATTGAACCAATTCGTGATGAATTGCATCATGCTGATTTCTTCCGAATTGATATGTCTTCTGAAGTGGACGTTCAGGTACCTATCCATATTGATGGAGATGCAGTTGGAGTAAGAGAAGGTGGTATCTTATCTCAACCTTTACACGAACTTTCTATTCGGGCGAAACCAAATGAGATTCCTGAAGAGATAAAAGTTGATGTATCTAACTTAGATGTTAATGATAGCCTTCTTGTATCTGATTTGAAGGAAGGACGTAACTACGAAATCATGGAAGATGAAACTACAACTATTGTTACGATCTTGCCTCCTCAAACAGAAGAAGAAGTTGAACCAGATGAAGGACTAGATGAGCAGCAAGAACCAGAAGTTCTGAACCAAAAAGGTGAAGACGAAGAAGAAAAATCAGAATAG
- the spoVG gene encoding septation regulator SpoVG, whose product MEVTDVRLRRVNTEGRMRAIASITLDGEFVVHDIRVIDGNNGLFVAMPSKRTPDGEFRDIAHPINSNTRGKIQDAVLEEYQRAGEAEVEYEEAGAS is encoded by the coding sequence ATGGAAGTAACTGACGTGAGACTACGCCGCGTTAATACTGAAGGAAGAATGCGAGCAATTGCTTCTATTACGCTGGATGGGGAGTTTGTTGTTCACGATATCCGAGTAATTGATGGTAACAATGGTCTGTTTGTTGCTATGCCTAGCAAACGTACCCCAGACGGAGAATTCCGAGATATTGCGCATCCTATTAATTCAAATACGCGTGGAAAGATTCAAGACGCTGTATTAGAAGAGTACCAACGCGCAGGTGAAGCTGAAGTGGAGTATGAAGAAGCCGGGGCTTCTTAA
- the mfd gene encoding transcription-repair coupling factor, whose translation MQGLKNYLERQDDIQSIITGISSGMKEQFAAGLSGSARSVLVSMLEESTERPILLVTHQLMQAQQLYEDLLSLSDSEHVHLYPVNELIASEIAVASPELRSERIEALNHWAQNKKGILIAPVAALKRILPPPSYWNTYQLTFTVGESIDLDSYLKGLVDVGYERTDMVSSPGEFSLRGGILDVYPLTQPHPLRIELFDDEVDSIRFFDSESQRSLEKVDRVTVGPASELLLTEEDLTRGGQRLEEAFSTTLSKLSTDEQKEKLSETIEKDIERLKNHERFQEMYKYASLFYEQAASLLDYIPKNGLVILDEMSRIQETATRLDEEEADWYGSLLESGEIVQDLSISYSWTNVWHSIDHPRLYLSVFLRHIPNTQPENIVNFSCRAMQQFHGQMNLLQNEMQRWEKGNHSVLIVAPNQERAEKIQNVLEDYDMEAAIAEKEPAFPIQKPTIVIDQINSGFELPMHHVAVLTENELFKKRTTRPKRKQKISNAERIKSYQELKVGDYIVHANHGIGKYIGIETLELNGIHKDYLLVKYSGDDKLYVPIDQIDLVQKYVGSEGKEPKLYKLGGSEWKKVKSKVQSSVEDIADDLIQLYAEREASKGHAFSEDTEMQKDFEAAFPYQETEDQIRCIEEIKHDMERIRPMDRLLCGDVGYGKTEVAIRAAFKAIADGKQVAILVPTTILAQQHYETIRERFQDFPVNIGLLSRFRTRKQQKETIKGLENGTMDLVIGTHRVLSKDVQVKNLGLLIVDEEQRFGVKHKEKIKQLKTNVDVLTLTATPIPRTLHMSMLGVRDLSVIETPPENRFPIQTYVLEYNHVFIREAIEREMARGGQVFFLYNRVENIERVAEELSALVDDARVTFAHGQMSETELENVMFSFLEGEFDVLVSTTIIETGVDIPNVNTLIVNDADRMGLSQLYQIRGRVGRSNRVAYAYFTYQKDKVLSEVAEKRLQAIKEFTELGSGFKIAMRDLSIRGAGNLLGAQQHGFIDSVGFDMYSQMLKDAIEAKRQGKSYEETKPFEPELNLIIDAYIPDSYIDDEKQKIDMYKRFQAIVSQEDIHDLREELIDRFGDFPEEVDNLFQVSLLKLYAKQERIESISEKNKKIELLMEAQTSQQIDGAKLFELANQYGRMIQLGTEDQQLKVTFQFNRKDVTDRYKSVEEFLQSLKDAK comes from the coding sequence TTGCAAGGATTAAAAAATTATTTAGAACGTCAAGACGATATTCAATCCATTATCACTGGTATATCTTCGGGAATGAAAGAACAATTTGCTGCAGGGTTATCGGGCTCCGCACGAAGTGTATTAGTCTCTATGCTTGAAGAGTCTACTGAACGCCCGATTTTACTTGTCACTCACCAATTAATGCAGGCTCAGCAGCTATATGAAGATTTGCTAAGTTTGTCTGATTCAGAGCATGTCCATCTCTACCCGGTAAATGAATTAATTGCTTCAGAGATTGCTGTTGCTAGTCCGGAGCTAAGAAGTGAGCGAATAGAAGCCTTAAATCACTGGGCACAGAATAAGAAAGGAATTTTAATAGCTCCAGTAGCTGCTCTAAAAAGAATATTGCCACCGCCTTCCTATTGGAATACATATCAACTAACGTTCACAGTAGGAGAAAGCATTGATCTTGATTCCTACTTGAAAGGACTAGTTGACGTAGGCTATGAGCGCACAGATATGGTTTCGTCTCCAGGTGAGTTTAGCTTAAGGGGCGGAATCTTAGATGTGTATCCTCTTACTCAGCCACACCCGTTACGAATTGAATTATTTGATGACGAAGTGGATTCGATTCGGTTTTTTGATTCAGAAAGTCAGCGATCTTTAGAGAAAGTAGATCGAGTTACGGTTGGACCTGCAAGTGAATTATTGTTAACGGAAGAAGATTTAACCAGAGGGGGCCAGCGTTTAGAGGAAGCCTTCTCTACGACTTTGTCAAAACTAAGTACAGATGAGCAGAAAGAAAAGCTTTCAGAAACGATTGAAAAAGATATAGAAAGATTGAAAAACCACGAACGTTTTCAAGAAATGTATAAGTATGCCTCTCTCTTTTATGAACAGGCTGCTAGCTTGCTAGATTATATACCGAAAAATGGGCTTGTGATTTTAGATGAGATGAGCCGTATCCAAGAAACGGCCACTCGTCTAGATGAAGAGGAAGCAGATTGGTATGGAAGTTTGTTGGAGTCAGGCGAAATAGTGCAAGATTTATCTATATCCTATAGTTGGACGAATGTGTGGCATTCCATTGATCATCCACGGTTATACTTGTCTGTTTTCTTAAGACATATACCTAACACCCAGCCAGAGAATATTGTGAATTTTTCCTGTCGCGCTATGCAACAATTCCATGGCCAAATGAATTTACTACAAAATGAAATGCAGCGTTGGGAAAAAGGAAATCACTCTGTTTTAATTGTGGCACCGAATCAAGAGCGTGCAGAGAAGATTCAAAACGTCCTTGAAGATTATGATATGGAAGCGGCGATTGCAGAGAAAGAACCTGCGTTTCCAATTCAAAAACCGACCATTGTTATTGATCAAATTAATTCAGGTTTTGAACTGCCTATGCACCATGTTGCGGTTTTAACAGAAAATGAATTATTTAAGAAACGGACAACACGTCCGAAACGGAAACAGAAAATTTCCAATGCAGAACGTATTAAGAGCTATCAAGAACTAAAAGTAGGCGACTATATTGTTCATGCGAATCATGGTATTGGGAAATATATTGGCATCGAGACGCTAGAATTAAATGGTATTCATAAAGATTATTTACTTGTTAAGTATTCAGGAGATGACAAGCTCTACGTTCCAATTGATCAAATTGATTTAGTGCAAAAGTATGTTGGTTCAGAGGGCAAAGAGCCAAAGTTATATAAATTAGGCGGCAGCGAATGGAAAAAGGTTAAAAGCAAAGTTCAATCATCTGTTGAGGATATTGCAGATGATCTCATTCAACTATATGCTGAACGCGAAGCATCAAAAGGTCATGCGTTTAGTGAAGATACCGAAATGCAGAAAGATTTTGAAGCAGCCTTCCCATATCAAGAAACGGAAGACCAAATTCGTTGTATTGAAGAAATTAAGCATGATATGGAACGGATTCGACCTATGGACCGCTTATTATGTGGCGACGTAGGATACGGGAAAACAGAAGTAGCGATCCGAGCAGCTTTCAAAGCTATTGCAGACGGGAAGCAAGTAGCCATTCTTGTTCCTACAACAATCTTAGCTCAACAGCACTACGAAACGATTCGAGAGAGGTTTCAAGATTTCCCTGTTAACATTGGTCTATTAAGTCGTTTTCGAACGCGGAAGCAACAAAAAGAAACAATTAAAGGATTAGAAAACGGAACGATGGATCTTGTAATAGGTACACACCGTGTATTATCGAAAGATGTTCAAGTGAAAAATCTAGGGCTATTGATAGTAGATGAAGAACAGCGTTTTGGAGTAAAACACAAAGAGAAGATTAAGCAGTTGAAGACTAACGTTGATGTACTAACACTTACAGCCACACCAATCCCAAGAACCCTTCATATGTCTATGCTAGGTGTGCGCGATTTATCTGTTATTGAGACACCTCCTGAGAACCGTTTTCCGATTCAAACGTATGTCTTGGAATACAATCATGTCTTTATTAGAGAGGCAATTGAAAGGGAAATGGCGCGAGGTGGCCAGGTATTCTTCCTTTATAATCGAGTAGAAAATATTGAACGAGTAGCGGAGGAGCTCTCAGCACTCGTGGATGATGCGAGAGTAACTTTTGCCCACGGTCAAATGAGTGAAACCGAGCTAGAGAATGTCATGTTCAGTTTCCTTGAAGGAGAATTTGATGTTCTGGTGTCTACAACGATTATTGAAACAGGGGTAGACATCCCGAACGTAAACACATTAATCGTAAATGATGCGGATCGCATGGGATTAAGTCAGCTGTATCAAATTCGAGGACGTGTTGGGCGTTCCAACCGTGTAGCTTATGCTTATTTTACGTATCAAAAAGATAAGGTACTAAGCGAAGTTGCTGAAAAACGCCTCCAAGCCATTAAGGAATTTACTGAGCTAGGATCAGGATTTAAAATTGCCATGCGGGACCTGTCTATACGTGGTGCTGGTAATTTGTTAGGAGCTCAGCAGCATGGATTTATTGATTCCGTTGGGTTCGACATGTACTCGCAGATGCTTAAAGATGCGATTGAGGCCAAACGTCAAGGTAAGAGCTATGAGGAGACGAAACCATTTGAGCCAGAATTAAATCTAATCATCGATGCGTATATTCCGGATAGCTATATTGATGATGAAAAGCAAAAAATCGATATGTATAAACGTTTCCAAGCCATCGTATCCCAGGAAGATATCCATGATTTACGTGAAGAATTAATTGATCGATTTGGTGATTTTCCTGAAGAAGTAGATAATCTATTCCAAGTATCTCTGTTAAAGCTGTATGCAAAACAAGAACGAATCGAATCTATTTCAGAGAAAAACAAGAAAATAGAACTTCTAATGGAGGCTCAGACGAGTCAACAGATCGATGGAGCAAAACTATTTGAATTGGCAAACCAGTACGGAAGAATGATCCAACTTGGGACAGAAGACCAGCAACTTAAAGTCACGTTCCAATTTAACCGTAAAGATGTGACAGATCGCTATAAATCTGTTGAAGAATTTTTGCAATCGCTAAAAGATGCGAAATAA
- a CDS encoding anti-sigma-F factor Fin family protein, with amino-acid sequence MAIMYQCRHCKEYLAELSHEFVDTNQLGLEELSEEDQLQMIRYHENGNIQIDTICEHCQEALEKNPHYHELDFFLQ; translated from the coding sequence ATGGCTATCATGTACCAATGTCGTCACTGCAAAGAGTATCTAGCAGAACTATCTCATGAATTTGTTGATACGAATCAACTAGGTTTAGAGGAGCTGTCAGAAGAAGATCAACTCCAAATGATTCGATATCATGAAAATGGGAATATACAAATTGATACGATATGTGAGCACTGTCAGGAAGCACTAGAAAAAAATCCGCATTATCATGAACTTGATTTCTTTTTACAATAA